The genomic DNA CCGACATCATACAGAACGGACAGATAGCGCCGATAGGCACCAGCTGCAGGTAGACGAAGTACGCCGAAAACAGCACGCCGGACGCAGTAATCGGCGTCAAAACCTTGATTATCAGCGGATGGCGCGTGTCGAACCACCAGAGGGCGAGGCCGATGGTGGTGATGTAGTAGAAACTACCCAGCGTCGCCAGCGGCACGCCAAGGACGTACGCCCACTGGCTGGTGATAACTTCGATGCTCCCCTGCACCTGCGCATCAGCCGGGATTGCGGGGATAGCGAAAAAGTGGATGGCAGTAAGGGCGACGGTAATCAGCCACCCAAAGACCGCAACAAGGGTAAAGCCACCGAGAAGGCCCGAGACGCTTGGGGAGTACTCCCACTCGTAA from Natronomonas pharaonis DSM 2160 includes the following:
- a CDS encoding vitamin K epoxide reductase family protein is translated as MSTETSSTIQFDYEWEYSPSVSGLLGGFTLVAVFGWLITVALTAIHFFAIPAIPADAQVQGSIEVITSQWAYVLGVPLATLGSFYYITTIGLALWWFDTRHPLIIKVLTPITASGVLFSAYFVYLQLVPIGAICPFCMMSAAATVILFGLELVVLSQSRTPSLSSMSGDIGRVLRDTNYALVVFPVLVGVATIFGLYMVTMLPLPDVVPFV